Below is a genomic region from Triticum dicoccoides isolate Atlit2015 ecotype Zavitan chromosome 5A, WEW_v2.0, whole genome shotgun sequence.
CTAATCAACTTATATTTTCGTGGGTAAATTTATGCGTCGGTGGCCACATGTACTATATTGGTGCTATAATATCATCACGTGGCGGTGCTTCTTTTTTTTAGGTGGTAAGAGGGTGCATGGAGTTGATATGTTTTTCTAGCGGTTGGTATTGATTGATTTGAAAAATTATTGGTCAGATCAAAATCGTAAACGAAATTCAAAATTGAATATCCCAGTCGAATAAAAGAGCTTTAAAATTAGGGAATAtgatgaattaaaataattaaatgggAGAGCTCCTTGAGAAATTATTGACCCGGTCAAAATCAAGTGACCAAGTTCTAAACTGAAGACCTCAATGAATTGTGAGGACTTAAAAATTAGGAAGCATAGTGTATAGTGTATAGTATAGAAGAATTGAATGAGACCTTTCAGAAATTATTGACTTGGTCAAAATTGGATGACACAATTTTAATTGGACACCTCAATTGATTGTGAGGCCTTTTACGCCTAGAGAGCTTAGTGATATAGTAGATATAAAAAATGAAATCCCGTAACATGCAAAAGCCAAACCAGCATGATGCTGAATTGCTGATATGTAACATGCGATCGTGGGTATGGTTTCTTCGTTCGCGACTATGCTTGGCAACTTTCAATCTGGAATGTGGTGTTCCATTGGTGGCGGTACCGTTCTTAGGGAGCTCCACTTGTGGTGGTTGTTTCTCTTTTCCATCTCCCCTTTTGTAGTTGTTTATCGTTGCTCTTTCGGATATGTTGTATGAATCACTCTGGTCTCCGTCAGTGGTGTGACCACTGCGGAGCGATGTCGAGGCCGAGGGAGCCGCTGCCCCCCTCCCCCGGACCAAGCTTTGAAGGAACTTTTTGGGGAGAGCTTATATGAGAAACTTTTTAGCAATTTGCACCCCCTAATACTCATGTTTTGGTCTTGGCCCTCAGCAGTTTCTACCAAGCTCCGCCACTAGGTGTGACATCCTTCAGTCTTTGGTGAGAGGGTAGCGGGCAGTGACCAGGCGGAGGCGGGTGACTTGGTGATCATGTTTGGCCAACTGCGAGTGGCTCAGGGCTCGTTTTCCTTGGGTGGAGACCATTGCTTCCTCAATGTAAGTTGTATATGTCGTTTTCTATTTCCTCGTAAGTTGTTGATTGATGTAATTTTTGACTTGTTGATAACTCCGTTATTTCAAAGATGAGTTTTTCCTAGGCCTCTAATGTGGTGTACAATATCAGATGCTTAGAGAGGTGCTTAAAAAATAAATCATTTTTTCTTTTCTGAATCACCAGTGCCCATTTATAGAGAAACGCCTAATTAACGTCTACCCTTGATATATAAGAACCGATGCTTAAAAAAGCATTGATTTTATTTCTCTAGGCACCTCCTAAGCGCCTTGCATTGTGCGGGGAAGGACTAAAAAGTAAGGTTTGCCTCGTTTGTCCTAAAGTTTTACCCATTTTCTGGGAACAGGCCTCTGAATATTATTGGTCGGTCGGGCAAAAAAAAACGTGTTACGCGTCCGTGCTaaactttttttctttttgagaacGGGTCAGTGCTAAACTCGATCATCGGAACTAACACACACAGACACAATTACACGAACAACCGACCGGCCGGCCGGCTGCGTTGACATCCTCTCTGCCGTTCTCTGTCGCCACGACCAGAATCCCATTCCATCGCCTTCGCCCCCTCCACGTCTCTTCCCTTCCTTCCATTGTTAAACCTTTCCTCCACATCCATCCATCAATCAATCTCCTGCCTCCTGTTGGTGGCAACCACGAACACCACCAGCTGAGACATACATGCCGACGCCCTTAactccaccagcaccaccacccaaACCGCCATCTCTGCTCTGCACGCCATCGACTTCCGTCTCCCtctgcgacctccgtccaaccgccaACTGGTACGCTGCTTCAGTGCTTCGGTTTCGTCTCCCTTTTCCATTCCGCTGTTTGGTCCATCGGTTAGGAAATTCTCTTTGTTGGCGACCGATTGATTAGAGCGCGCCTAATCTGAGCAGCTTGCGCAGTGCGCCATGGAGTGACGTGCGCTGCTGGGTGAGCGGCATGGAGCGCATCAGGTTCAGGAGCGTCGACGCCGGCGCCGGCACGTACCCGACGACGCTGCCGAGCCCCAGGATGCTCGACGCCGCCGCCACGGAGCCGCCGGGCTTCAGGAAGAGCATGAACCCGATCTACGCGGACGGGaccgcccgctccgcctccaccgCGGCGGTCTCGGCGGCCTCCCTCGACGCCCCCGGCCCGGACGGCTCCACACGAAGCCACGCCGACGTCGAGAGCGGGAACGGCAACAGCAGCAGCGTGGCCGCGGTGCTGGTGCGGCGTCACACCGGCGGGGACGGCCGCTGGGAGGCCATCCGGGCGGCGGACGCGCGCGAGTCGCCGCTCAGCCTGGGCCACTTCCGGCTGCTCAAGCGCCTGGGCTACGGCGACATCGGCAGCGTGTACCTGGTGGAGCTCCGCGGGGGCGGGGGCGCGCTCTTCGCCATGAAGGTGATGGACAAGGGGTCCCTGGTGAGCCGCAACAAGCTGCCCCGCGCGCAGACGGAGCGCGAGATCCTAGGCTTGCTCGACCACCCCTTCCTCCCCACCCTCTACTCCCACTTCGAGACCGACAAGTTCTTCTGCCTCCTCATGGAGTTCTGCAGCGGCGGCAACCTCCACTCCCTCCGCCAGAAGCAGCCCAACAAGCACTTCACCGAGCACGCCGCCAGGTCTCACCTCACCTCAACTCACCTCCTCCTCAAAGCCATCCATTAATTCTTGATGAGATTTGTTTGTCACTGAGAATTTATCTCCGCCATGAATGATATAGGTTTTACGCGTCCGAGGTGCTGCTGGCGCTGGAGTACCTGCACATGCTGGGCGTGGTGTACCGGGACCTCAAGCCGGAGAACGTGCTGGTCCGGGAGGAAGGCCACATCATGCTCTCCGACTTCGACCTCTCGCTCCGCTGCGCCGTCAGCCCCACGCTCGTCCGCACCCCGTCCGGCCgcgtcggcgccgccgccggcctcgtccAGGGCTGCAAGCTCCCGCGCATCCTCtcctcctccagcaaggccaagggcaagaAGAAGCTGGCGACGGCCAAGGCCACCCAGCAGGAGCTGCTGGCCGTGCCCGGCGACGGCCACGGCAGGAAGCAGCCGTGGACGTCGCTGGAGTTCATGGCCGAGCCGACGGGCGCGCGCTCCATGTCCTTCGTCGGCACGCACGAGTACCTGGCGCCCGAGATCATCCGCGGCGACGGCCACGGCAGCGCCGTCGACTGGTGGACCTTCGGCGTCTTCCTCTACGAGCTGCTGCACGGCACCACgcccttcaagggctccggcaaccgcGCCACGCTCTTCAACGTTGTCGGCCAGCCGCTGCGCTTCCCCGACGCGCCCGGcgtcagcgccgccgccagggaccTCATCCGGGGCCTGCTGGCCAAGGAGCCGCAGAAGCGCCTCGCGTACCGCCGCGGCGCCGCCGAGATCAAGCAGCACCCATTCTTCGAGGGCGTCAACTGGGCGCTCGTCAGGAGCGCCGCGCCGCCCTACATCCCCGACGCCGTGGACTGCGGCCCCGCCCCCGTGCGCCTCCCCAGCGAAGCCCCGTCGCAGGGCGGCACGCCGAGGAACGCCGCCGGTGGGAAGGCCGGCTCACCTCATGCCGATCCGGCGTCGTACGTCGATTTCGAATACTTCTAGGAAGCAATCTTGTGCTAGGTCTCGCTTCACCACACAACACACACGTGCCCGAGATAGCCCCATGCATCTCTGTCCATGTTATTTTCTTCATCAAATATTTCTAGCAAAGCCTTCGTATGTTGCAGAATGCCAATGAAGTGCATTCTACGTGCTCGAACTATTTCAAGTTTGTACATGGGTCCTGAAACTATAAAAATCATCATCTAGGTTCTCAAAGTGCAATACGCGTGTTAGCCAGATCCTCAGAATATTTTAGAGATGTCACATAGGTCTTCAAACTATTTTAGAGGTGTCACGTATATACAAACTTGTTACACTTCAAGGACCTTCGAGGACCTAGTTGTCACTTTTCATAGTTTTAGGACCTACGTGGCATCTCTAAGAATAGTTGGAGGGCCTAGGATGCACTTCATTGTTGCATTGCCGGGTTGaagtttcttttttcttctttctaaATCATCGGGGAAGATCTAATATATATATTGGtcagaagtgttatgacaacaaGGCTTTCCCGTGACGTCACTTGCGGTGAGAATAACACAGAGTGATGCAAGCATCAAAGGCATCCCAACCGAAAAAGAAGCTCTTAAATATATTTGGCCCCAAAACAATTGTGGAAGTGTTTGCTAGTAATACTAGTAATTTCGCTAAAAGAGTTAGTACTTGTGGATACTGCATTCTTTTTTCATTCTAATACATATAAGatcatagtacaacccactagcagAGGACTCCAGTGGGAAGGCGTGGCGGCCACTAGGGctgcaagaaaaactcaaggctcgTGAGCCGTTCGAGATTACTCGTTTTTTGACTCGACTCGAGATCTACTCGAAAAGAAACAAGCTGAGTTTGAACATTTTATGTAGCTCGACCGAGAAACAAGCCGATCTTGGCACCTGGTAGAGTCTATCTCATTTACCATATTAGTTCACGAGTCGCCGTGAGTTTTTCATTGAGATCGAGTCGATCCGATCAGTTACAAGCTAATCTCTACCAGGTCGCATACCTACGTCTGGTTCTGGCTAGCCGTGCGTGCACTATTCCAAGGAAGATCAATCAAGCTAGCAATCAGGTTGCTTGCTTCTTCTAGCTTTGCACCTACACATACGTGTATAACTTCCGGTGGATTTGTTCTACGGTTCTACTCtctccgttttaaaatagatgattcaactttatattaactttatactaaaattagtataaagttgagtcatgtaTTTTGAAACGATGCAGTGTTGTCCCCAACTGAAAATGGAGAGGGAAGGGAAGGGAGCTAGCAAAGCTAAAGGGAAGGGGTATATGTCTAAATTTTAGTAGCATCTTTTAATAGCGTGTAATATGCAATATATTTTGAAGTACTTGGTAGTGGCAGTAGCTCCAAGGGTAGAGCCTTCATAAATTTGAGAAAGCTTCGTTACGGTATGTTTTAGATCCTTTTTCTATTAACTAGTAATAATGTATGTGTAATGCACgtttatattaggtaggatattagttgCATGTTATATTAAGTAAGATATATCTGTTGCATGTTGGTATTTGCTAAAATATCAATTATTTTTTTCGCGAgaatggtaggatattaattacaAGACAGATTTCATGGGATGGCGTTGAGTCAAAACATGTTTATAACTAATGGCAGTGATGGGTAATTAGAGTGTTAAACGTGTTTGGTGATCAACATTGGAGCGATTTAAACTGTTAGATAATATGATTTGACGGTAGAGATGGTTTGGATCTGCCTCTTTGGAtctttttatattgatatagataTAAATATAGATATAGAAGATATAGATAAAAAAAATCTTCTTTGTACTACAACCTACCAGACACCTATATCACAAAACTAAGAATACAACATAATGCTAGCCTTTGCGCAAAGGACCACTAACCAACAAGAAAATTACAATCAAGATCGAAGAATCCTCGGAGCTTGACATCGACGCCCGTCACTTGCCTCTGGCATCACCCCAGCCACAAAagtaatgtaacaccctcgatgcgactatagctcccacgtgtcgaggcacgacttagagacataatcgcattgaaggcatatgtcacaagttaagcaatcttcacaacatcccatgtaatataaataataaaggggagataacatagttggcttacactcgccacgtcaatcaagtacataaataacattacatcattcaaacactcatggcccgactacggcgccaaaataaaagataacccaacatgcgacaacggtcccaatcacccccaactggcaccactactgatcatcgggaaaggaaacatagtaacgttgagagtcctcgtcgaactcccacttgagctcaagcgcgtctcctggagcggaatcatcaggccctgcatctggtgtaatagtaatctgtgagccacagggactcagcaatctcacaccctcgcgatcaagactatttaagcttataggtaggggaaggtaaatatgtggagctgcagcaagtgactagcaagtatggtggctaacttattcgcaaaagagagcgagaagaggaggcaaagcacgagcgagaaactagagagcaacctgcgcaaacattactccaacaccgtgtccacttcccggactccgccgagaagaggccatcacggtaacacactcagttgattcattttaattaaattaaggttcaagttatctacaaccggacattaacaaattcccatctgcccataactgcgggcacggctttcgaaagttcaaatcccttttaggggagtcccaacttagcccatgacaagctctcacggtcaacgaaggaatagacctcctcccaagacgttccgatcagactcggtatctcggtaattcaagacacttcgacaggttaaaacaagaccagcaacaccgcccgaatgtgccgacaaatcccgataggagctgcacatatctctttctcagggcacactcagattgtctaaacttccggtaggccagcgcagagttgcccctggtagccactgacggctgacagtttg
It encodes:
- the LOC119303631 gene encoding serine/threonine-protein kinase RHS3-like isoform X2, giving the protein MPTPLTPPAPPPKPPSLLCTPSTSVSLCDLRPTANCAPWSDVRCWVSGMERIRFRSVDAGAGTYPTTLPSPRMLDAAATEPPGFRKSMNPIYADGTARSASTAAVSAASLDAPGPDGSTRSHADVESGNGNSSSVAAVLVRRHTGGDGRWEAIRAADARESPLSLGHFRLLKRLGYGDIGSVYLVELRGGGGALFAMKVMDKGSLVSRNKLPRAQTEREILGLLDHPFLPTLYSHFETDKFFCLLMEFCSGGNLHSLRQKQPNKHFTEHAARFYASEVLLALEYLHMLGVVYRDLKPENVLVREEGHIMLSDFDLSLRCAVSPTLVRTPSGRVGAAAGLVQGCKLPRILSSSSKAKGKKKLATAKATQQELLAVPGDGHGRKQPWTSLEFMAEPTGARSMSFVGTHEYLAPEIIRGDGHGSAVDWWTFGVFLYELLHGTTPFKGSGNRATLFNVVGQPLRFPDAPGVSAAARDLIRGLLAKEPQKRLAYRRGAAEIKQHPFFEGVNWALVRSAAPPYIPDAVDCGPAPVRLPSEAPSQGGTPRNAAGGKAGSPHADPASYVDFEYF
- the LOC119303631 gene encoding serine/threonine-protein kinase RHS3-like isoform X1, translated to MPTPLTPPAPPPKPPSLLCTPSTSVSLCDLRPTANCLRSAPWSDVRCWVSGMERIRFRSVDAGAGTYPTTLPSPRMLDAAATEPPGFRKSMNPIYADGTARSASTAAVSAASLDAPGPDGSTRSHADVESGNGNSSSVAAVLVRRHTGGDGRWEAIRAADARESPLSLGHFRLLKRLGYGDIGSVYLVELRGGGGALFAMKVMDKGSLVSRNKLPRAQTEREILGLLDHPFLPTLYSHFETDKFFCLLMEFCSGGNLHSLRQKQPNKHFTEHAARFYASEVLLALEYLHMLGVVYRDLKPENVLVREEGHIMLSDFDLSLRCAVSPTLVRTPSGRVGAAAGLVQGCKLPRILSSSSKAKGKKKLATAKATQQELLAVPGDGHGRKQPWTSLEFMAEPTGARSMSFVGTHEYLAPEIIRGDGHGSAVDWWTFGVFLYELLHGTTPFKGSGNRATLFNVVGQPLRFPDAPGVSAAARDLIRGLLAKEPQKRLAYRRGAAEIKQHPFFEGVNWALVRSAAPPYIPDAVDCGPAPVRLPSEAPSQGGTPRNAAGGKAGSPHADPASYVDFEYF